In Polynucleobacter ibericus, a genomic segment contains:
- the mltA gene encoding murein transglycosylase A, with the protein MISKFKLVPASVFAIFIASLISGCSAPPTRGTGYRSGSSGASPSSYNSSIASFSAVSWQALPGWQEDDLTQAWPAWLKSCDALRKKSGEVNWRQVCAQAGTISGRDTQSIRKYFEGNFQAYEIHNSTGSDTGLITGYYEPVMNGSQTRTSTYNVPLYGLPNAWRKSKPNPGPSRAELMSSGILQGSEIAWVQDPVAAAFMQIQGSGKIRLEDGRVLRLGYAGTNDQPFKSFAQWLLDRKEITRSEATMQGISQWAKRNPGQVNEMLNANPRFVFFKELPGNVAADLGPNGALGVPLTSERSIAVDLQAMPLGAPVFLATTKPLSSQPLQKLVMAQDTGKAIVGGVRADYYWGSGDSAGEMAGRMKQNGRMWLLLPR; encoded by the coding sequence ATGATTTCTAAATTTAAATTAGTTCCAGCAAGTGTATTCGCTATCTTCATTGCTAGCTTGATTTCAGGGTGCTCTGCTCCGCCTACTCGTGGCACTGGATATCGCTCTGGTAGTTCCGGCGCTTCACCATCAAGTTATAACTCTTCTATTGCCAGCTTTAGCGCGGTTTCTTGGCAGGCATTGCCTGGGTGGCAAGAAGATGATTTAACTCAGGCTTGGCCTGCTTGGTTAAAGAGTTGTGATGCCTTGCGCAAGAAAAGTGGCGAAGTTAATTGGCGACAGGTATGTGCTCAAGCCGGGACTATTTCTGGTCGCGATACCCAATCTATCCGCAAATACTTTGAGGGTAATTTTCAAGCTTACGAAATTCACAATAGCACTGGGAGTGATACAGGTTTAATTACTGGCTACTACGAGCCAGTAATGAATGGATCTCAAACCCGCACTAGCACTTATAACGTGCCGCTTTACGGCTTACCTAATGCGTGGCGTAAATCAAAACCTAACCCCGGCCCAAGTCGTGCTGAGCTTATGAGTTCAGGGATTTTGCAGGGATCTGAAATTGCTTGGGTGCAAGATCCGGTAGCAGCAGCGTTTATGCAAATTCAGGGCTCCGGAAAAATTCGCCTTGAAGATGGACGCGTCTTGCGTCTCGGCTATGCAGGGACCAATGACCAACCTTTTAAATCATTTGCTCAGTGGTTGTTGGACCGTAAAGAAATCACTCGCAGCGAAGCAACAATGCAAGGTATTTCGCAATGGGCTAAGCGCAATCCTGGTCAAGTAAATGAAATGCTCAATGCCAATCCACGTTTTGTATTCTTCAAAGAGTTGCCCGGTAATGTAGCGGCTGACTTGGGTCCTAACGGTGCTTTGGGCGTTCCATTAACCAGCGAGCGCAGTATTGCAGTAGATTTACAAGCTATGCCCCTGGGTGCACCAGTTTTTCTGGCAACGACTAAGCCACTCAGCAGCCAGCCTTTACAGAAGCTAGTCATGGCGCAAGATACAGGTAAGGCCATTGTGGGCGGTGTCAGAGCAGACTACTATTGGGGGTCGGGAGATTCTGCTGGAGAAATGGCGGGTCGCATGAAGCAAAACGGTAGGATGTGGTTGTTGCTTCCACGTTAA
- a CDS encoding enoyl-CoA hydratase, translated as MSYKTILTEVEGKVATITLNRPEVLNALNDQLMSELGAALLAFDADDNIGCMIITGSEKAFAAGADIASMANYTLTDVYRSGFISRNWEEIKKVRKPVIAAVSGYALGGGCELAMMCDTIMAADNAKFAQPEVKLGIIPGAGGTQRLPRAVSKAKAMDLALTGRMMDATEAERSGLVARIFPQADLLKEVKAIATGIADMPLLTAMMVKESINTAYETTLSEGIHFERRLFHACFGMSDQKEGMAAFMEKRPAKFTNS; from the coding sequence ATGAGCTACAAAACCATTTTGACTGAAGTTGAAGGCAAGGTTGCCACTATCACTTTGAATCGCCCCGAAGTGTTAAACGCATTGAATGATCAGCTGATGAGTGAACTTGGGGCTGCCTTATTGGCTTTTGATGCAGATGACAATATCGGTTGCATGATCATCACTGGCAGTGAAAAAGCATTTGCTGCTGGAGCGGATATTGCTTCAATGGCTAATTACACATTGACAGATGTTTATCGCAGTGGCTTTATTTCGCGTAACTGGGAAGAGATTAAGAAAGTCCGTAAACCAGTAATTGCTGCAGTTTCTGGTTATGCCCTTGGTGGTGGATGTGAACTGGCGATGATGTGCGACACCATCATGGCTGCTGATAACGCTAAGTTTGCTCAGCCTGAAGTGAAGCTGGGCATCATTCCTGGGGCTGGAGGCACGCAACGCTTGCCACGCGCGGTATCGAAAGCGAAAGCAATGGATCTGGCTTTGACGGGCCGCATGATGGATGCTACCGAAGCTGAACGTTCGGGTTTAGTCGCGCGTATCTTCCCGCAAGCAGATTTATTGAAAGAGGTAAAGGCAATTGCTACAGGAATTGCAGATATGCCTTTATTGACGGCGATGATGGTGAAAGAGAGTATCAATACTGCCTATGAGACTACCTTGTCTGAAGGTATTCATTTTGAACGCCGCCTCTTCCATGCTTGCTTTGGAATGAGCGATCAAAAAGAAGGCATGGCTGCATTTATGGAAAAACGCCCAGCTAAATTTACTAACTCTTAA
- a CDS encoding M20 aminoacylase family protein, translated as MHLSPEIIDSAEAIQEIRRNIHAHPELRFEENRTADLVAEALSSWGITVYRGMGKTGVVGRLDGDLGPGKMIGLRADMDALPLQEHNNFAHASKNPGKMHACGHDGHTAMLLGAAQYLSNHRDFRGTVIFIFQPAEEGGAGANEMIKDGLFKEFPCDAVFGLHNWPGFAAGHFGVTSGPMMASSNTFEITITGKGGHAALPHNSADPVFAGAQVVLALQSIITRNKRPVDAAVLSITQFHAGETSNVIPDSAFIGGTVRTFTLDVLDLIEQRLREIAHNVAGAFDCQAEITFSRNYPPLINHEAEVKFATEIMNELVGEQNVNNSVDPTMGAEDFAFMLLEKPGCYVFLGNGDGDHRSVGHGMGPCHLHNPSYDFNDTLIPVGVSYWVKLAQRFLEKN; from the coding sequence ATGCATTTATCTCCAGAAATTATCGACTCTGCTGAAGCAATTCAAGAAATTCGACGCAATATTCATGCGCACCCTGAATTACGCTTCGAAGAAAATCGCACGGCCGATCTGGTAGCTGAAGCACTATCAAGCTGGGGAATTACCGTTTACCGCGGCATGGGAAAAACAGGTGTTGTTGGTCGCTTAGATGGGGATTTAGGTCCCGGCAAGATGATTGGTTTACGTGCCGATATGGATGCACTGCCATTACAAGAACACAACAACTTTGCCCATGCCTCTAAAAATCCTGGAAAGATGCATGCATGTGGACATGATGGTCATACTGCAATGCTGCTGGGCGCTGCACAATACTTATCCAATCATCGTGATTTTAGAGGTACGGTGATTTTTATTTTCCAGCCTGCCGAAGAAGGGGGCGCTGGCGCTAATGAAATGATCAAGGATGGACTCTTCAAAGAGTTTCCATGTGATGCTGTATTTGGCTTGCACAATTGGCCCGGTTTTGCTGCAGGTCATTTTGGCGTTACTTCTGGCCCAATGATGGCCTCTAGCAATACTTTTGAAATTACCATCACCGGCAAAGGCGGTCATGCCGCCCTACCGCATAACAGCGCAGATCCTGTATTTGCTGGTGCACAAGTAGTCCTTGCTCTACAAAGCATCATCACACGGAATAAGCGCCCTGTGGATGCCGCAGTTTTATCGATCACACAATTTCATGCGGGAGAAACCAGTAACGTTATTCCAGATAGTGCTTTTATTGGCGGTACGGTACGCACATTTACATTAGACGTCTTAGATTTGATTGAGCAACGCTTACGAGAAATCGCCCACAATGTTGCAGGCGCATTCGATTGCCAAGCTGAAATTACGTTTTCCAGAAATTACCCACCACTCATTAATCATGAGGCTGAGGTGAAATTTGCTACAGAGATCATGAATGAATTAGTTGGTGAACAGAATGTAAATAACTCTGTTGATCCTACAATGGGCGCTGAAGACTTTGCCTTTATGTTGCTAGAAAAGCCCGGCTGCTATGTATTCCTTGGCAATGGCGATGGCGATCATCGCTCTGTTGGTCATGGAATGGGCCCATGTCACCTGCACAATCCTTCCTACGACTTCAATGACACCTTGATTCCAGTAGGCGTGAGCTATTGGGTCAAACTAGCTCAACGCTTCTTAGAAAAAAACTAA
- the bioD gene encoding dethiobiotin synthase, translated as MIKSNGFFVTGTDTEVGKTLVSGALILKLREQGMNAIGFKPVVAGTYQDARGKTLNEDVETLRTASNLDSNALSLCPYVLDQPAAPHLVAAHQGVKLEMDVMAKAFRHIQNQADCVVVEGAGGLLIPLNEVEDLGAFAKEIHLPIILVVGMKLGCINHALLTYEAIKARNLTIAGWVANTLSTEMSLLQENVQTLKTRIAAPFLGLVPVLPKALQKANNSPYSLEALTFAAQHIQLPKN; from the coding sequence ATGATTAAGTCCAATGGCTTCTTTGTTACTGGGACTGATACTGAGGTTGGCAAAACCTTAGTCAGTGGCGCGCTTATTCTGAAATTGCGCGAGCAGGGAATGAATGCAATCGGCTTTAAGCCTGTGGTTGCCGGCACTTATCAAGATGCAAGAGGCAAGACCCTCAATGAAGATGTAGAAACGCTACGCACCGCCTCAAATCTGGACTCAAATGCGTTGAGTTTGTGCCCTTATGTTTTAGATCAGCCAGCCGCTCCACACTTAGTTGCAGCGCACCAAGGTGTGAAGCTTGAAATGGATGTGATGGCAAAAGCCTTTCGTCATATTCAGAATCAGGCAGATTGTGTTGTCGTGGAAGGTGCCGGAGGCCTCCTCATCCCACTAAATGAAGTGGAAGATTTAGGTGCTTTTGCAAAAGAAATTCATTTGCCCATCATTCTTGTAGTTGGCATGAAATTAGGCTGCATTAATCATGCTCTCCTAACTTATGAAGCGATCAAGGCACGTAATTTAACAATTGCAGGTTGGGTAGCCAACACCCTCTCTACAGAGATGTCACTTCTTCAGGAGAATGTGCAAACCCTTAAAACCAGAATTGCTGCACCTTTTTTGGGTCTTGTTCCAGTACTACCAAAAGCACTCCAAAAAGCTAATAACAGCCCCTATTCATTAGAGGCGCTCACTTTTGCTGCACAGCACATTCAATTACCCAAGAATTAA
- a CDS encoding aminotransferase class I/II-fold pyridoxal phosphate-dependent enzyme — protein MTNAFNALQLAQEQIADLDLQLLKRKLRATESPCDTKALVNGRELKAFCSNDYLGLANHSYLVQALAEGAARYGIGSGASHLISGHSIAHEILESKLADFQKQHIPDARALFFSTGYLANLTAITALARLGPQGSASIYSAKLNHASLIDGIRLASAQTQASVTLFDHTQVDLFGELLKADQRPLKIIVTDGVFSMDGDLAPIKELLKLAEQYDALLLVDDAHGFGALGKHGHGILEQENICSDRIIYIGTLGKAAGVSGAFVCAQETFIEWLIQKGRPFIYSTATPPAIAHTLLKSLDIIEGNEGSNRRAQLNKLIRIWQEEMQFSQWEKASSCTAIQPVILGSNASALLAAKLLDEAGYWIPAIRPPTVPNGSARLRITFSANHSEADLRQLIATLKTIENEVIAKADHD, from the coding sequence ATGACGAACGCATTTAATGCCCTTCAATTAGCACAAGAGCAAATTGCAGATTTGGATTTGCAACTACTCAAGCGAAAACTCAGAGCGACTGAATCTCCATGCGACACCAAAGCGCTGGTTAACGGGCGTGAATTAAAGGCCTTCTGTAGCAACGACTATCTAGGCCTGGCAAATCATTCCTATCTTGTTCAAGCCCTTGCTGAAGGTGCCGCACGGTATGGCATTGGTAGCGGCGCCTCTCATCTCATCAGTGGCCACAGCATTGCCCATGAGATTCTTGAAAGCAAGTTGGCAGATTTTCAGAAACAACATATCCCAGATGCTCGTGCACTCTTTTTTAGCACCGGCTATTTGGCCAACCTCACAGCTATCACAGCTCTAGCAAGACTTGGTCCACAGGGGTCTGCCAGTATTTACTCAGCAAAGCTAAATCATGCCTCGCTCATTGATGGTATTCGTTTAGCTAGCGCACAGACACAAGCAAGTGTCACCTTGTTTGATCACACACAAGTAGATTTATTCGGTGAATTACTAAAAGCTGATCAACGACCCCTGAAGATCATCGTCACTGATGGCGTCTTTAGTATGGATGGTGACCTCGCTCCCATTAAAGAATTACTAAAACTTGCCGAACAATATGATGCACTGTTGTTAGTTGATGATGCACATGGATTTGGAGCTCTAGGTAAACATGGTCACGGCATTTTGGAGCAAGAAAATATCTGCTCTGATCGCATTATCTATATTGGCACGCTTGGTAAGGCTGCTGGCGTCAGCGGGGCTTTTGTTTGCGCACAGGAAACTTTTATTGAATGGCTGATTCAAAAGGGACGTCCTTTTATTTACAGTACCGCAACACCACCAGCAATAGCGCATACCCTTTTAAAGAGCTTAGACATCATCGAGGGGAATGAGGGAAGCAATCGCCGCGCCCAACTCAATAAACTCATTCGAATTTGGCAAGAAGAAATGCAATTCTCTCAATGGGAAAAGGCATCCTCTTGCACTGCAATTCAACCCGTTATCTTGGGCAGTAATGCTAGCGCTCTTCTCGCAGCAAAGTTATTAGATGAAGCAGGCTATTGGATTCCGGCTATTCGTCCACCAACAGTGCCCAATGGGAGCGCACGGTTACGTATTACGTTTTCCGCCAATCATAGTGAAGCCGATTTGCGTCAGCTAATTGCTACCCTGAAAACAATTGAGAATGAAGTTATCGCAAAGGCAGACCATGATTAA
- the bioA gene encoding adenosylmethionine--8-amino-7-oxononanoate transaminase, with amino-acid sequence MKVISDLNQVALVDRSLAAVWHPCTQMKQHESFPLVAITKGKGAWLYDENGNALLDAISSWWTNLFGHSNPRINHAITEQLEKIEHVMLAGFTHPPVVELSEKLSALTNHQLGHVFYASDGASAVEIALKMSHHYWQLNGKLQKKKFVCVENGYHGETLGALAVTDVAIFRKAYGSLLQDVYTVSSPDARKAKVGETAEDVAKHAAKQLEELFAKEHQQIAAFIVEPLVQCAGQMAMHSPEYLRLVRELCNRYEVHLIADEIAVGCGRSGKFFACEHAGVWPDFLTLSKGISGGYLPLSLCLTTDQIYQAFYGDQTSQGFLHSHSYTGNPLACAAALACLAIFESENVLEKNIERSQDLANAFAWAKTDTRIEHWRQQGMILAFDVKSDCLKNPKTFAREMFANSLDKGILIRPIVNTIYVMPPYILSSEETMQLGRAVQLALEKTLA; translated from the coding sequence ATGAAGGTTATTTCTGATTTAAATCAAGTCGCACTCGTTGATCGCAGCCTAGCCGCCGTTTGGCACCCCTGCACTCAGATGAAACAGCATGAGTCCTTTCCGTTGGTTGCCATTACCAAAGGCAAAGGTGCTTGGCTCTATGATGAAAACGGAAATGCCCTGCTCGATGCCATTAGTTCTTGGTGGACCAATTTATTTGGCCACTCTAATCCACGCATCAATCATGCAATAACTGAGCAGCTAGAAAAAATTGAGCACGTGATGCTCGCAGGATTTACTCATCCGCCCGTGGTCGAGTTATCAGAAAAACTTTCTGCGCTGACTAATCACCAATTAGGCCATGTCTTCTATGCATCCGATGGTGCCTCTGCTGTAGAAATTGCTCTGAAGATGAGTCATCACTATTGGCAGCTCAATGGGAAACTACAAAAGAAAAAATTTGTTTGTGTAGAGAATGGTTATCACGGAGAAACGCTAGGCGCATTAGCGGTAACTGACGTAGCCATTTTCAGAAAAGCTTACGGGTCGCTGCTGCAAGATGTCTACACAGTTAGCTCCCCCGATGCACGTAAAGCAAAAGTTGGCGAGACTGCAGAAGATGTGGCAAAACATGCAGCCAAACAACTGGAAGAGTTATTTGCAAAAGAGCATCAACAAATAGCTGCCTTTATTGTGGAACCATTAGTGCAATGTGCTGGACAAATGGCTATGCACTCTCCCGAATATCTACGCCTAGTCAGAGAACTATGCAATCGCTATGAAGTGCATCTGATTGCAGATGAAATTGCCGTAGGCTGTGGGCGGAGCGGTAAGTTCTTCGCCTGTGAACATGCTGGTGTCTGGCCAGACTTCTTAACACTCTCCAAGGGAATTAGTGGCGGTTACTTGCCACTATCTCTATGCCTAACGACTGATCAGATTTACCAAGCGTTTTATGGTGACCAAACGTCGCAAGGGTTTTTACACTCCCACTCATACACCGGCAATCCGCTAGCATGCGCTGCCGCTCTAGCTTGTCTTGCGATTTTTGAATCCGAAAACGTATTGGAAAAAAATATTGAGCGCTCTCAGGATTTAGCAAATGCATTTGCATGGGCAAAAACTGATACTCGAATTGAGCACTGGCGTCAGCAAGGCATGATTTTGGCATTCGATGTAAAAAGTGATTGCTTAAAAAATCCTAAAACATTTGCACGAGAGATGTTCGCAAATAGCTTAGATAAAGGCATATTAATTAGACCAATTGTTAATACGATTTATGTAATGCCTCCCTATATCTTGTCATCCGAAGAAACGATGCAATTAGGTAGAGCAGTACAGCTTGCCCTCGAGAAGACATTGGCATGA
- the bioB gene encoding biotin synthase BioB: MQDTQTVEKPLTQFKSKAELHQGTDAGVEASGHWSVAQIEALFALPFNELMLKAQETHKSYFPEGDVELATLLSIKTGGCPEDCGYCPQAARYDTDVKAEKLMGLEEVLEAAKAAKAAGSNRFCMGAAWREPKDRDIEKVTAMIKGVKALGLETCATLGMLEADQAQALQEAGLDFYNHNLDTSEDFYRSVISTRGYQDRLDTISNVRAAGMSVCCGGIVGMGESREQRAAFLARLANLSPYPESVPINHLVPVAGTPMADQKPLDPLEFVRTIAVARITMPKARVRLSAGRQELGRAVQAMCFLAGANSIFYGEQLLTTGNPEAEQDRELLAELGLKTKQSSKAEVLI, encoded by the coding sequence ATGCAGGACACTCAAACCGTTGAAAAACCCTTAACCCAGTTCAAATCCAAAGCCGAGTTGCACCAGGGAACAGATGCGGGGGTAGAAGCGTCTGGCCATTGGTCAGTGGCTCAAATTGAGGCTTTATTTGCTCTTCCTTTTAATGAGTTAATGCTCAAAGCCCAAGAGACGCACAAGTCATATTTTCCTGAAGGTGATGTGGAATTGGCCACCCTGCTTTCCATTAAGACCGGTGGCTGCCCTGAGGACTGCGGTTATTGCCCTCAGGCTGCTCGTTATGACACCGATGTGAAGGCTGAGAAGTTAATGGGCTTGGAAGAGGTTTTGGAGGCTGCTAAAGCGGCTAAAGCGGCTGGTTCTAACCGTTTCTGTATGGGTGCTGCCTGGCGTGAACCTAAGGATCGCGACATTGAAAAAGTCACGGCCATGATTAAGGGTGTGAAAGCCCTAGGTTTAGAGACTTGCGCCACCTTAGGCATGCTGGAGGCTGACCAAGCCCAAGCACTGCAAGAGGCTGGCCTAGACTTTTATAACCATAACTTGGACACCAGCGAGGACTTTTATCGCTCTGTGATCTCGACGAGAGGTTATCAAGATCGCCTGGATACGATTTCGAATGTACGCGCTGCTGGTATGTCAGTTTGTTGCGGTGGAATCGTTGGCATGGGTGAATCTAGAGAGCAACGCGCTGCATTTTTAGCGCGCTTAGCCAATTTGAGCCCTTACCCAGAATCAGTGCCGATTAACCATTTGGTGCCGGTTGCAGGGACTCCCATGGCGGATCAAAAACCTTTAGATCCTCTGGAGTTTGTAAGAACCATTGCTGTTGCTAGGATCACCATGCCTAAAGCCCGTGTGCGCTTATCTGCTGGCCGCCAAGAGCTAGGTAGGGCAGTTCAAGCCATGTGCTTCTTAGCGGGCGCCAACTCGATTTTCTATGGTGAGCAACTACTCACTACCGGCAATCCTGAGGCAGAACAAGACCGTGAGCTCCTAGCAGAGCTTGGCCTGAAGACCAAGCAAAGCAGCAAAGCAGAGGTTTTAATCTAA